CGGTAAAGAGATTTTCTGGCAATCCTCACGATAGTAAAACTCTTGAAGAATCATTGGCACAGAGTGAGAGGGTAAGAAAATCCGTTGGCGGAACAAGACCTACGAAAGCCACTACAGACAGAGGATTTAAAGGAATCAAAGAAGTGGAAGGAACAGCAATTTTGCTTCCCGCAAAAAAAGAAAAAACAAAATATGGGCAACAAGTAGCCAGATTAAGATTCCGGGCAAGAGCAGCCATAGAACCTTGTATCTCTCATTTAAAAAGAAACCACTCCTTAGGATTAAACTTCCTGAAAGGAGTGGCTGGAGATATTAATAATGCATTATTAGCAGGGATTGGATACAATTTGAAGATGAGATTGAATCAAATCAAACAACAAATTCTTCTTTGGCTCGAACTTGTTCTCCGAATCTTTTTAGGCAAATATAATTTTCAAAGTCAAAAAACAGCTTTTTAAGGAGCGACTAATTAGTCGGTTGCTTTCTTTTTAAAACGTCATTCCTAAAGCTGCCGAAATTCTTCCGCCGTCTGAGCCATAGAAATAGTTTAATCTTGCCGAGAACATTTCTACAACGCTTAGCCAAACTCCTCCACCCACAGATTGATGCCATTTTTTGGAATATTCTCCATCATTCCAGACTCTCCCGAAATCATAGCCAATCAAGATTCCCATATTGGCAGGAACAATATTATTTCTTACTCTTCCGAAATCCCAACGAATTTCCGAGTTGTTGGTCAAGTAAGACCTTCCTGAAAATCTGTCGTTTCTGAAAGCTCTCATTCCATTGTTTCCGCCAATGCTCGCGGCCTGATAAAATTCAAAATTATTATTGCTGATCCACATACCGTTGCTGGAATTCGCAAAAACGAAATTTCCTCTAGGATCAATTCTGTGATCAATGGTAAAGGTTCCCTGGAGTGCAAAAAAGTTTTTATCCAGATTGGACAGATTGGTTTTCCATTGCAGATTGGCCAAAAATTCCATACCCAAAGTCGGAAAGGCGGTATTGTCAAGATTTTTATACCCAAAAGTGTAGTTGGCACCTCCAAAATACTGATTATTGAATACCTCAGGATTTACATCTTGCGAAACATCTACAAAGCGGTTTCCTTTTCGCTGAACTTTATTATTTTCAAAATTCAGTTGAAATGTATTCTCAATATTTCCCCAGCTTTTTCTTGAAATAGACGGTGAAAAATAGATCTTCGAAATTCTGGCTCTGTTGTATTCCCGTTTTGTTTCCTGCTTGTCATACGGACTTTCGTTTGATAATCCGAAGAAGTTTTCGGAAAATCGGGGGGTACTGTAGAGTGCATCTACATTAAAGTCCCAGCCCCAGATCGCTTTCTTGAAAATTCCTTTATACGCTGCGTTGAATCCTGCGGTTGCTGTATAAAAATTAACCTTTAGCGTATGTCTTTGGGTAAAAGGGTCGCGGATAAAGTTATTGACAGTATAAGATCCCAGTAAACCTACAATCACACCATCATCGGGATTAAAATCTAAACTGGGATAGCCCGCAAAGAAGTTGTATTTCGGATGTTTATAGTTATAGGTATTAATATCATAGTCATCAGAGATGTTTTTCGTGACTCCGTGTGTGTTGTACGTGTTTTTCTGAGATTTAAAGTCGTAAATTTTAACTTTACTGCCATTGGTAACATTATAAGTGTCATGATTATACCCTCCAATCAGTCGGATGGTCATTTTAGGTTTTCCATCTCCTGAAACATCGTAAATATCATCATCTTCCAAACCGTAGATCCAAAGCTCTTTGGTTTTAGAATCATCGTATGTTTTTTCAAATACCAATTCGGGGTTCTCCTGTTTTTTATCTAATTTATATTGTTTTACATTCACCGTATTTCCTGTCTTTGTAATTACAAATTTATCCGGATGTACTGTTCCCGTTAGCGGAACTTTTTCCTGTAAAACATCAAAATATTGACTTGCATAGGTCTGTAATTTAAGTTTTCGGGCTTTTAATTTTCTCTGAATATCAGCAATTGTTTCATCTCTTACTTCTTTCGGCAGGTTGTCAAAAGCTTCATCAATATCTTGATCACTAAGATGATCCTGAATATATTTTGCCTGCTCTATCCATTCGGGTTCTGTAGAGCCTTTTAAAAAAATCAAATCCAAAGGATAAGGTTCCATCGCCAGCCATTTTACGCTTTTAATATCGTCTTTAAAGGACTTCATATGTCGAATCGCAGGAATGTTCATAATGAGCTTAAAAGCAGCACCGTCATATTTACTGAATGCCTGATCCCGGTCCCGCGGGATCGGTTTATAAATGACTTTGTCGCCATCCTGATATTCTGCCCATTTCCATTGGTCAGAATGCCTGTCCCAATCTCCGATTAACATATCAAAGATTCGGGCGCGGATGTATGATTCCTGATCGATGGAATATTTATAACTTTTATTCAGGTTTTTCAAAACATCATCTGTAGAAACAATATCTTTTGCATTGCCTAATGATGCCAGTGTTTTCGGATCTGTAGAAAAACGTTCTTCGATCATATACATTTCGTCTCCGTAATGCTCGTTATATTCTCCCAAAGCCTTTTGCTTCGGGATATAATATAATCTTGGGTTGCTGTGGAAAAGATTCACTTTATCCGCCAGATTTCCTACTGAAAAAGGCGTAAAAGGATGATTGGTTGTATAAAAATCAAGCAAGAACTTTTCAGGAAACGTATTGTTCAGTTCATTTCCGAAGGTACTTTTTTTGAAAGCGACATTGTTAAGAAAACGAACCGCGCTTTTTTTTACCCCTCGCATCACAAATTCCTGTCCGTCCTGTGCTTTTAATCTCAAACTGTTAGACTGGTTGCCACCACCTTCACGGAAAGGTGTATAACCGCCATCCAGTGTGGCAATATCAGCGGTTGGCAGATCGATGGGCATTCCGTAATATTTTCGGTAATGTTCGCCCCACAGCCAAGTGTAAAATCCTCCTTTTTCCGTTAATTTTTTAGGATAAATGGTGGATGAAACATGAGAAGGAATTGAGCTTGGAAAATCATTGATGAACTTTTTGGGCTTATCAAACACTTTTATCTGAGCTAATTTTTCGAATGTATTGTCTTTTGTAGAAAAATATTCTACATCGGCACTTTGATCTTTTCTGATATTTAAAACAGCAAAACCGCTTCCTCCGTAAGAGAAATCAGTATCTTCTGCAATCGTCGCCGGATCCGTTTGTGAGCCTGCACCGCTAATGATTTGTCTGATATTTCTTTCCTGATGATATTGCAGATTATGATCGTGTCCGGAAACAAAAATAATATGGTCTTTATCCTGAACTATACTTTTTAATCTTCCGGCAAGATCGGCGTAATGTTGATTGTTAATATCCTGTGGATTGGCTCCTGAAGCGTTTCTCAAAATATTGATCGTCGTAGCAATTGCCGGAGCCGGAATTTTACCCTTAAAAGGAAAAAGATGAGTTTTTGCAGAATTATAGCCTGCATGAGTTCCGCTGCTGATAATCGGATGATGAAGGGCTACGATAATTTTTTTATCCTGATTTTTATTAATTAAATCTTTAAATTCAGTGAAAAGATCTTCGCGGGTCTTGATGTCGCAGTTTTTATTGATTCCCGGATATTTGTCCCAATTGGCGAGTGCCCATTCGGTATCAATAACGATTAATTTAATATCTTTTGTTAAGTTGATATCATCAATTCCGCATGAATTTTTGGGAAGAAAAGCCTTTTTATCATTAAAATAATTTTTAACGAAATCTTCCTGAGCCTTTAAACCGTTCAACCCTTGATACCAGTCGTGATTTCCGGGAATGACAACTGTTTTACCTTTGAAATTTTTAGTAATATCGAGCTGATTTTCCAGTTTTTGCTTTGCCAATGCATACTCTTTGCTGGATTCTTTGGGCATTCCGCCGGGATAGATATTATCTCCCAAAAAGATCAGCATAGAATTTTTATCGGCAGAATCCAGCTTCGAGCGCAAAAAATTCAGGGTATTCTGAGCTTGGGGCTCGTCCGAATTACCGGCATCACCGATAAGGAAAATTTTAAAGTCATTTTCAGATGGGATATCAAATTTTTCTACTTCAGATAAGTTTTTACCCTTTTTTACGTTATAGGTTGCGCAGGAATACAGAACTCCGGCAGACAATACTACTCTAAGGACAATAGAAGTATTTTTTAGATGAGTTTTAAAGGATAAATTCATAAATTTACATTAACAAAAAATCGGCCATGAGCATTTTACAAAAAGCCAAAGATTACGTTGAAATCTTATTCAAAGATAAGTTATCTTCTGTATATTTTTATCATAATTTTATCCATACTACGTATACGGTTAACAAAGCGGAGGAAATTATGAAAAACACACCGGTCTCTACAGAAGATCAGGAAAAAGTGTTGTTAGCGCTTTGGTTTCACGACACGGGATATATCGAATGTGCGCTTAATCATGAGGAAAAAGGCGTGGAGATCATGAAAAATTTTCTACAGAAGGAAAATTATCCTGAACAAAAGATTGAGGAGATCCAAAAACTCATTTTGGCGACTAAAATTACCTATGAACCTCAGAACTTATTGGAACAAATTGTAAAAGATGCCGACTGCAGTCATTTCGCAAGTCATGATTATAACGATATTTCTGATGCGCTGAGAAAAGAGTGGGAGCTTACCAATGTAAAATGTTTCTCGAATGATGAATGGAACGCAGGGAATCTTGAAATGCTGAAAAACAAGCATCAATATTATACGGAATACGCGAAGGCCAACTGGCAACCGCTGAAAGAGAAAAATATTAAGAAAATTGAGAAAAAACTAGAAAAAGAAGAAGATAAAAAGGAAAGTTCGGGAAGTAAAAAGGAGAAGGAAAAAGAAGTGAAACCGGATAGGAGTGTGGATACCCTATTCAGGGTAACTTTGAATAACCATACCAGACTGAGTGATATTGCAGACAGCAAAGCGAATATTTTACTTTCTGTAAATGCCATTATCATATCGGTTTGTCTTTCTGTTTTAGTTCCTAAATTAGATGCTCC
The sequence above is a segment of the Chryseobacterium sp. MYb264 genome. Coding sequences within it:
- a CDS encoding metallophosphoesterase, whose product is MNLSFKTHLKNTSIVLRVVLSAGVLYSCATYNVKKGKNLSEVEKFDIPSENDFKIFLIGDAGNSDEPQAQNTLNFLRSKLDSADKNSMLIFLGDNIYPGGMPKESSKEYALAKQKLENQLDITKNFKGKTVVIPGNHDWYQGLNGLKAQEDFVKNYFNDKKAFLPKNSCGIDDINLTKDIKLIVIDTEWALANWDKYPGINKNCDIKTREDLFTEFKDLINKNQDKKIIVALHHPIISSGTHAGYNSAKTHLFPFKGKIPAPAIATTINILRNASGANPQDINNQHYADLAGRLKSIVQDKDHIIFVSGHDHNLQYHQERNIRQIISGAGSQTDPATIAEDTDFSYGGSGFAVLNIRKDQSADVEYFSTKDNTFEKLAQIKVFDKPKKFINDFPSSIPSHVSSTIYPKKLTEKGGFYTWLWGEHYRKYYGMPIDLPTADIATLDGGYTPFREGGGNQSNSLRLKAQDGQEFVMRGVKKSAVRFLNNVAFKKSTFGNELNNTFPEKFLLDFYTTNHPFTPFSVGNLADKVNLFHSNPRLYYIPKQKALGEYNEHYGDEMYMIEERFSTDPKTLASLGNAKDIVSTDDVLKNLNKSYKYSIDQESYIRARIFDMLIGDWDRHSDQWKWAEYQDGDKVIYKPIPRDRDQAFSKYDGAAFKLIMNIPAIRHMKSFKDDIKSVKWLAMEPYPLDLIFLKGSTEPEWIEQAKYIQDHLSDQDIDEAFDNLPKEVRDETIADIQRKLKARKLKLQTYASQYFDVLQEKVPLTGTVHPDKFVITKTGNTVNVKQYKLDKKQENPELVFEKTYDDSKTKELWIYGLEDDDIYDVSGDGKPKMTIRLIGGYNHDTYNVTNGSKVKIYDFKSQKNTYNTHGVTKNISDDYDINTYNYKHPKYNFFAGYPSLDFNPDDGVIVGLLGSYTVNNFIRDPFTQRHTLKVNFYTATAGFNAAYKGIFKKAIWGWDFNVDALYSTPRFSENFFGLSNESPYDKQETKREYNRARISKIYFSPSISRKSWGNIENTFQLNFENNKVQRKGNRFVDVSQDVNPEVFNNQYFGGANYTFGYKNLDNTAFPTLGMEFLANLQWKTNLSNLDKNFFALQGTFTIDHRIDPRGNFVFANSSNGMWISNNNFEFYQAASIGGNNGMRAFRNDRFSGRSYLTNNSEIRWDFGRVRNNIVPANMGILIGYDFGRVWNDGEYSKKWHQSVGGGVWLSVVEMFSARLNYFYGSDGGRISAALGMTF
- a CDS encoding Pycsar system effector family protein, whose translation is MSILQKAKDYVEILFKDKLSSVYFYHNFIHTTYTVNKAEEIMKNTPVSTEDQEKVLLALWFHDTGYIECALNHEEKGVEIMKNFLQKENYPEQKIEEIQKLILATKITYEPQNLLEQIVKDADCSHFASHDYNDISDALRKEWELTNVKCFSNDEWNAGNLEMLKNKHQYYTEYAKANWQPLKEKNIKKIEKKLEKEEDKKESSGSKKEKEKEVKPDRSVDTLFRVTLNNHTRLSDIADSKANILLSVNAIIISVCLSVLVPKLDAPKNSHLVIPSFILLLSSVLTIIFAILSTKPNVTKTKFTNEDVQNRKVNLLFFGNFHQMLFDDYHNAMKDLIKDRDYIYDSMVKDLYFLGKVLDRKYKLLSTTYKIFMAGIIISVLSFGYAFLSL